GAAAGTTGGAAATCAGGGTAATTAAGTCCTCAAACACCTATATGGAGATTGAAATCAAGGGAGAGGACCACACTCTAGGCAACCTAGTCGCGGGGTACTTGAGGAGAGTAAAGGGAGTTACCTTTGCTTCCTACTACCAGCCGCATCCACTAGTAGACTCAATAATACTAAAGATAATGACTGATGGCTCAATAGAGCCCAAGGAAGCCATAATAAACGCCATAGAGAAGGCCAAGGAGACCTCAGCCAAGTTCGACCAAGAGATAAGGACAGTATGAAAAGGGAGACAAGGGTAGGTATCCTTTCAAGTAATGGCAAGTTTTCCTGCATTTGCGTCTTCAGGGGACAGTTTCTAGAGCACTTCGTGCTGGGAAAGGACGTGGAAGAGGCGTTAAGTAGGCTAGGAAAGCTAAAG
The sequence above is drawn from the Candidatus Aramenus sp. CH1 genome and encodes:
- a CDS encoding DNA-directed RNA polymerase subunit L, coding for MEIRVIKSSNTYMEIEIKGEDHTLGNLVAGYLRRVKGVTFASYYQPHPLVDSIILKIMTDGSIEPKEAIINAIEKAKETSAKFDQEIRTV